Within the Sarcophilus harrisii chromosome 2, mSarHar1.11, whole genome shotgun sequence genome, the region ATAATCCTGTCTTGCTCTCAGCCCacaatctctctatttttccaGCTTCCTCATACTCATACTTTTTTTGGTGCCCattcaaggaaaaggaaaaggaataagattcTCAATAAAATTTGAATTGTCTGCCCATTGCTGTTAGAATGCTGAATTGCCATCATTCCTCGACTGATAAAGTCAGCAACGGTCTTATTGGTTCTTTCCGATTTTTGTATAGGATGTACCTCTGTCCCTGCTACCTGATTGATTTTGCCCTATTTCAATTGAATATGTGCTATATTGATATCAGCAggataaaatcaattttatatcttatatcttataGCCTATGTTATTTCTTACATCTTAACCTGGTGTTAGCCTGGTGATAATTACTTTTacctctttcttactttcttattctttaatccTTGAGCTCGTCAAGAGGTCATTCTTCTCTGCTAGGACTTTCAAGTCTCTCTCTGTTTGGGCACCAACTGTTGGAGTCCAGTTCCAATGAATGGTGAGAGTGTGACTACCAATTTTTATGAGACAGGTGGGAATCTATTGAGCAGTCCATTTATTGATCTGAGAGCCAGGGTTTTTATACTCTCTAATCAAATATTGCAATAATATTATACTTTTTTAGACTACTTAGTATACATTCCAATTTCAACATTCCAATTTTACGTTAATGTTAAACAATAACTTGCAGTAACAATCTACTTATCTAACAAAGTCACAAATTGTAGCAATTAGCAGtaacaaattatttaacaaaatcatAAACTGTATAGTTTGTGATGCCCTGTTCCAATTACATGCATTGTCCACCAAGAAAACTTAAATTTATCCCAAGCAATTATGTCATCACTATCAAGGAAGATAGTGAACCAATGCTTTGAACAACATGCTCTTATAGTGAGCAAGTGTCAAGTAATACCTGGATTGGACTCTTCCTAACCTGCTACAATCTTTCTGAATTCCAATCCCCTTCTCCCAGCAAAGTGAGAGTGACAAATCAGAGACTCCAGCTGATACTAATGCAATCTCTCTTCGTTCATATTATACTTGCAGCACTGGGCAGCATAAGAACAAAAATCTGGACTAGAGCTCTATGTTGAGAATGCCTTCTAAATTAGAAGTaggatcccatatggggtcttgtaactgaatatgaggatcatgaaattataatttattaacagCAAATTTTTGGTTTGtatcctattttatatacttaactatgcagggtcatataaaaattttttttgaataaaaagGGATTGTAAGCACACAGCTGCTGTTCTCTGACTCAGACAGAGGAAACTCTTTTGATACTCAATGTAGAATTTAGAGTAGAGACTGACAGATTAAATGTTCACCTGATTTTTACTGTTATGGAGTTGAGGTTTAGATGGACCATGACATGCAGTACATGAAAGAATGAGGAATCATCCTGAGAAGATATTTTCAATTCACCCCGAAGTATAATATTTAGTAGCAGTAGGAAACTGTTCTCTCTCAATTatcttttattcatctttgtatttccttcAGTGTTTTGCCCACAGAAAGCATGTAATCAATGTTTGTGGAATTTAATTATCTGTAATTAGATTATAGAACCACATGTAAAATTCATATATATGACTGTTTATTCTGAAGCAATCCTCATGACTTTTTTGAAGGCTACCTTCATCTCTTTGTTACGGAGGCTATAGATCAGGGGATTTAAAAATGGTGTCACAACTGAATAGAACAAGGTTATTATCTTCTGTACTTCTGAGTTCTCAGCTGTTGGGCTCACATACATGATCATAAGGCtcccaaagaagagagagacaacaGCCAGATGGGATCCACATGTGGAGAAAGCCTTACGCCTGCCAGCAGCTGAGGGGACTTGCAGCACGGCTCTTAGGAGAAGTACGTAAGATCCAAGGATGTAGAGtatggggaggaagagaatgagggagTTGAGAATATAGAACAGAATTTCAGTGACAGGAGCTGGGGAGCATGATAGAGCTATAATTGGATCCATGTCACAAAGAAAGTGGTCAATGATGTTGGGACCACAGAATGATAGCTGAGAGAGCTGAATAGTAGATGGAAAATAACTTAATAAGCCAAACATCCAGCACCCAGACATCAAAGTGTAACAGCGTTTTGTGGTCATGATTGTTGGGTAGTGTAGTGGGCGGCAGATGGCAAGATAACGATCATAAGCCATGATACACAGGAAAATGACTTCAGTTGCTGCCAGGGAGGTAAAGAAATAGAACTGGATGATACAGCCAACAAATGAGATGGTTTTGGTTTCTGAGAGGAGGTTTTCTAAAATGTTGGGCACAGTGGAATTTATATACCAGAATTCCAGAAAGGCAAAGTTCCCTAAGAGGATATACATGGGTGTGTGGAGCCTCTGGTCCCACCTCACTGCACACATGATGGCCCCATTCCCCATCATGGTCAGGATATAGATTatgaagaacagagaaaagagTAAGATTCGTGTCTCCCAGCTACCACCAAAACCCAAGATAACAAATTCAGTCACAGTGTGTGCTCCTGACTTGTTCATTGAACTCTGAGCTgtggaagagacagaaaagatcaTTACATCAATGCAATGTTTTTGCATTTTATCCATTATTATGACAAGGATTTTAATGAGGATTTTGTAGGATTTGTAAAGTAAATACCTTATCATATGCAAATCAGTATATAATAATCCTGTCTTGCTCTGAAGCCcacaatttctctatttttcgAATTTCCTCAGACTTCAGTGTTTTTGGTGCcctattcaagaaaaaaaagggaataactgtttattaaatgctttctttggAGCAGAGctggctgagcaaatataatttGATCCTCCAATTCCGACTTCAGTTGGCCATCTTTCCTTGTTTAGTATGGTACCCAAGATTCAAGTACCTACAGAGAACAGACTATTGGATTTCCTTTTCATTCATCCAATAAAATCATAGCAACTTTTTAGGTATTTACGGAAGATGTGTCATTTGAAGAAAACTTTTAATGAATGTAGGATTCAATACCAAAAAGTTCAACAGCCCAGTTCTCAGAATTTGTTACTTGTGGTTCTTTGTATACTATAGAacattttctgtctttccttaACTTTTTGCAAGAATGTTAAGGCCTCTTTTCTGAAATATCAGTAAGTGatattttaatgctattttaGTTTGCAGTAGTTGGTCTAATCTGAATGGAAAGATAAAAACTAATTCCTAGTTTAAGGTTATTAGCTATATTAGAATCTTGATTTAATGTCATAACAATAGCTGAATATTACAGAACACTTTATAGCTTATTTGACATGCACAATAGTTCTTATAGTTAGATGTCATAGATAATATTATTCCGAATTTGCAGATGAGTTAACTAGGGCTCTGAGCTATAAATTTACTTATCAATGTTATTGAGGTAGTAACATTGGTGGCAGAATTTCAATTCCAGTGTTCATCTTGAATTCAGCATTCTTTGCAACAAGTCATGCTGGTTCATGTAGctaatgcatattaaaaatagaGCAAATCAATACATTTTCATTACAGGTGTGGATATTTTGTTAAAAAGTCTCCTAGAGGCTTTTGATGATGataaattaaaagataatcaTAGTACAACTCTATacatgttccaaatcactaatgctTAATCAGAATTTTTTCCTGATGATTACATCTATCCCTTATAATATCTTGATAATTGATAAAGTTTGATaattgataaagaaaattatttctgaaaactTATATATGAAGTAGATACCACCAAATCACAgactctcagagttggaagagattacAGGGCCATTCTAATAGAATCTAGTCCAGAGGTGTCCATCAAACAGCTCTTGGGTTATATAAGTCTTATAATTTTCCTGAATTTGACAGGAGCCAGattaaaatacaaaacatttaacaaataaagaaaaatatgacacaacagataatgttaatttgtgtcTTTCTCCCCAATTAATATGCAAACATAAGAGTCCTTCTATATGATTCAGTGACCATATTTCTATGTGAATTTGAATCTAATGATTTAACCCATATCTGAATATGAAGATCCTTTACAATGTACATGACATGTGGTTATTCATAATTTGCTTAAAGACCTGCAATAAGGCAGATCCTGTTCTCTCATGAGATTGTCCAACCTACTTTATGGATAATACCAATAGTAAATGTCTAATGAAAGGCAGGTTTAAGTTTGTTCTTAGGGACTTTGCTCATGCTTCTTGTTCTAACCTCTCCAtccaaagagaacaaatttgGTCCCTTTTACCTGTGATAGCCCCTCAAACACTTTCTTCGTCTGGCTTAACATTCTTGATACCATTAAACAATCTTTGGCAAGATATTTAACCTTAGGTCCTTTACCATCATGGTGATTATCCTTTCTCTGGTGCTCTCCAGGTTATTTTCTTATATGCACCACCAAGAACTAACCCTACTATTTCAGAGATGATCTGCCCAGTGGAGGCTTTAACTTTTACACAATAATTTCTGTTCACTATGCCTCTTTTGATTCAATACCATATTGATTGAGTAACTTTTAATTATTACCCTATCAATCCTTTGAGGTTCCAGTTCACTAATACTCCTAGATCATTTTTTGGATGGAATATTTAGGTAACATATACTAATTCTTTCCACTCCCACCCTTTATAAGTTCTgcctttcttttgatatttccaaCACCAACTTAGTAGTACAAGCcttcattatcttttgctttatttagactataattatttctttacttCTCTACCTGCCTGTTGTCTCAGCTCCAATCAATTCTATTGTATTATGCTATTGCCTAAAggatctttaataataataaagttcaagTGACTTGATTACCAAAGTATTTAACAGGACATTCTATGCTTTTGAATTCCTTATTCCTTTTGGTTTTCAAAGCCCAATCTAGATTTTAGGATGCCATATGATTGAAacaccagaaagaaagaaaaggaccaagaatatatatatatatatatatacatacatacatatacatatataagtttCTGCAGAGCCTGAAGCCACAGTTATTGAAAGAGAATTACCTACAGTGTTAAGTGGGTCTAGATCAGCACACTTTGACAAAAATCATGATTCAGGAAACAATCTAGGGATCACACTGTATTTGCTTATCTGGATATCTTACCTTCAAAGATAGCTGATGATGCATTAAATAGAATGTTAGATCTAGAGTGAGGAAGATCTCAGTTTAAATTCTGCCTgggacatttattagctataggTTGATGGACAAATCATTCAGCtgctttctgtctcagtttcttcaactataaaatgttaaataagaatAGTACTCAACTTGCAGGGCTGTTGTGAcgatcaaatgatatgatatttGTAAGAAGCACTTAGATAATTCCCTGGCAGATATTATAcatcatataaatgttaattcCCTTTCTTTGGAAAGAAATCATGCTCCAGGAAGTATCTGAAAACATATACAAAGGGGAATAAATAGACTTTAGGAACCAATGCACCAATGATATGTTATTTTAtctcaaaacaatttcaaaatcactttctctctatctctgtctgtttctatctctctctgtctgtttctttctctttctccttcctataTATTTGTACTATTGTGAGGGGCAGTAGAAATTAATCATCAATTTTTTGGTTTATCAATGACTATTGCCTAGCAGAGGTATCAGGGTATTCTCATGATCCTGTAGCTATATGAACTAGGTTCCTGATCACAAGATGAAAATTAGGGTTACCATTTCATTGTTCTAGCAAGAACTTTATCTCTTACTCACAGTGATGTGCTGGAACCAGATTAGAGAATTGTTCAGTTTTTAGTGACAGCATTAACACTTAGGGAATCAGCAAACAGTATTAATCAGAACTTgatgtattgttttgttgatagTCTAGACTTAAAATCCTCATAGAAGAAATGTTAACAATGTTATTTAAGCTAAAGAAGTATTATGCCTATATTCCTCTCCCCCAAAATTTGTAAACATTTCTCAAAATATCTGCTCTCTTATATGTATTCTATTTTTTGACTCAAACTGATTATCCCCTCTATTTGCACATGCCTAGCACTTTTATTCAACTTGGTGTCTTGAGGCATgctgctttctttcctttatatagtCATTCCTTCTTAAGACTATTCTtgaaattctattctttcttatcattttatttagaaatataaaaggtATCTTTCCAAGTGGGTGCTCAAAATTAAGTGTATTCTCTCTACAAATGCATATATCAcatggtttcttatagaaaaagcTGAATGGGCtgactggatttcttttttttaagagcttACAAAACTAGGAGCAATTTAATCTGGGGTGAAGGCAGGAGGAAAGATAAACATTCAAGAAAGGCAACGTTTGGAGAGGTAAATGGACAAAGGGGAACATCATCTGTACTTGAAGCTATAAAAGGATAGGAAGTCATCCTGGAGGGAATATTACTAAAACATAAATTGAATGCATCATAGAATCCTGCAAAGTCACTTACTGAATACTGCAAATAACACAGCTTCTTAATGATGTGTTCTGCACTAATAAGTTTCAacacattttctttatattttatgaaCTATGTCTAATGCTTTCATGCAGGAAGATGAGAGAATTCTAATGCTGAGGATCACTATGGACTTTTGAATGAATACTCAATATTAGCAATATCTTGTTGGGGATCTCTGTTTGAAGGACAATTGAGAGTACCAATTTCCAAATGGAATCAAATCCTACTCTAACTGTCCATATTTATATAAGTGTTCTGAGTATTTTGTGTTGCTTGATACATAAAAACTGTGATTTTCAAAGCATGTCAGCCTTTTAGAAAGTATACCTCAAATTTTCCTAGGCAGAAGTGTAtagttatgtatatgtatataatgagaATATTGCTACCTACTATGGTCCCCTCTCAAACAGTCAAATAATGAGTAAAGAAGAGACATTCTAAGTTTGGACTTTccatttaaatgatttatccactCACCTGTAACTCACCCCTCTGGATTCTGTACTTCATCAATCTTCCCTTTGATCTTGTATCCACACTTAACTGTCACTCAATATCTTAAGATCTCCTTACTAATCATTTCATTACCTtgggaactttctttttcttaactctGATGCAGGATAGAATAGATTGTATAGGAGCAGAGTATTCTGGGttcttttaaataattagtttatagaaaaaaaaacagaaaaacaatgatCAGATGATTACTAGCTCAGATGATACCTTTAGTTGGTAGTTGTCATTTCTAGTCTGGATTGGAGAAGAAATCTCTTAAACATCTGAGTCACTCTCCTGGACCACTCCCCTAATTAGTCAAGTAGATGTAGTTGTCAGGTGAGTGGtatgtcatatttatttttaataaattaataggtAAAAACTCTTGGAATCTGATCCCTGAtgaaggtaatttaaaaaaaggtgtGGGGAGATAGATAGAGTGAGTCTCccacaaaattatttttggttcATCTAAATTATCTTTTTGAAGTCTCAGGTTTCTTTTTAAGCATTATTAGTTGCTTCTTTAAGTGTTCCTTCTGCATTATCATCTCTTCCCCACCCCTAATTTGGGTGACCAATGGATTCTTAGGTATAAATAGATACAATGAAGTAGATAAAAGTTTGGAGACCTGTACTGGTGAATCTCaggaaaactttcatttttgtaaacgGGACCAGTCTACTGGGAAAACATCTCTTAGGAATAAGGAAAAGATTAATGATCCACAGACCTGATGAAATGTTTGCCTCATTTACTTCTGTCTTCTAATGACCTAAATCTGTTTCAGAAATTTTTTATGACTTTTCTTGAAGTACAAATTTATATCATTAATTGTATCCCACAAAATTCAAGTTATAAAccctaaaaataatttctttatttcttattcttcatttctGCCAAACCATGTTGagtatgaaattaaaaaacacaCCTTTTACACAAAATTTAGTTAATCCCAACCTATATAGTGGTATTTCTTCTAATTAAGTAGCTagtatcattttatagatatcaaCCAGGTAATATGGTAGATGAAGTTCTGGGTCAGTagtcatgtaatttttttaaaaattcatttggccTTATTTACTACTTGTGTTACCCTGGGCgaagtcactt harbors:
- the LOC100923293 gene encoding olfactory receptor 11H4-like; translated protein: MIFSVSSTAQSSMNKSGAHTVTEFVILGFGGSWETRILLFSLFFIIYILTMMGNGAIMCAVRWDQRLHTPMYILLGNFAFLEFWYINSTVPNILENLLSETKTISFVGCIIQFYFFTSLAATEVIFLCIMAYDRYLAICRPLHYPTIMTTKRCYTLMSGCWMFGLLSYFPSTIQLSQLSFCGPNIIDHFLCDMDPIIALSCSPAPVTEILFYILNSLILFLPILYILGSYVLLLRAVLQVPSAAGRRKAFSTCGSHLAVVSLFFGSLMIMYVSPTAENSEVQKIITLFYSVVTPFLNPLIYSLRNKEMKVAFKKVMRIASE